From the genome of Streptacidiphilus rugosus AM-16, one region includes:
- a CDS encoding nucleosidase, with amino-acid sequence MRLIGEIDPTRPLLVLAVAEEAAHLTTDLPVLLTGMGKVNAATAVATVLARGPRPTAVVNLGTAGALKSGFAGTTHEVSAVIQHDLASEVLASLTGVTYGAPIGLTGRGPVLATGDLFVAEESARARLAEQADLVDMEGYAVAQAVRQTGLPVRLVKHVSDDAGEGAAQAWRESVDGCAVELARWVRENL; translated from the coding sequence ATGCGCCTCATCGGAGAGATCGACCCCACCCGTCCGCTGCTCGTCCTCGCCGTCGCCGAGGAGGCGGCCCACCTGACCACCGACCTGCCGGTGCTGCTCACCGGCATGGGCAAGGTGAACGCGGCGACCGCGGTCGCGACGGTCCTGGCGCGGGGTCCGCGTCCGACCGCGGTGGTGAACCTGGGCACGGCGGGGGCGCTCAAGTCCGGTTTCGCGGGGACGACGCACGAGGTGAGCGCGGTCATCCAGCACGATCTGGCCTCCGAGGTCCTGGCCTCGCTGACCGGCGTCACCTACGGTGCGCCGATCGGTCTGACCGGGCGCGGGCCCGTGCTCGCCACCGGCGACCTCTTCGTGGCGGAGGAGTCGGCCAGGGCGCGTCTCGCCGAACAGGCGGACCTGGTGGACATGGAGGGCTACGCGGTGGCCCAGGCGGTGCGTCAGACGGGGCTGCCGGTACGGCTGGTGAAGCATGTCAGCGACGACGCGGGCGAGGGGGCGGCGCAGGCCTGGCGCGAGTCGGTCGACGGCTGCGCGGTGGAGCTGGCGCGCTGGGTGCGCGAGAACCTCTGA
- a CDS encoding glycosyltransferase, whose product MTVLSLIACVSLLAWLWLTFCQGDFWRTDLRLPPRGADEGTPRPSVAIVVPARDEAEVLPESLPSLLAQRYAGDARVILVDDGSTDGTGDLARELGGRPDALLPLTVTSPGEPPAGWTGKLWALRHGVEIAGDVEYLLLTDADIAHTPDSLDALVASAEGGSDGGYDLVSQMARLSVRTRWEQLIVPAFVYFFAQLYPFRWSNKPGSRTAAAAGGCTLVRREALARVGGVAAIRGAVIDDVNLARLVKRGGGRTWLGLADRVDSVRPYPELAQLWRMVSRSAYAQLRHNVLLLIGTVLGLTLVYLVPPVLLLTGLVLATPGVAAPAFAAWLLMAATFRPMLAYYGRPAWEALLLPFTAALYLLMTVDSAVQHWRGRGAAWKGRTYPAPDRQQSRNGRRPDLSRNP is encoded by the coding sequence GTGACCGTGCTGAGCTTGATCGCCTGCGTGTCCCTGCTGGCCTGGCTGTGGCTGACCTTCTGCCAGGGCGACTTCTGGCGCACCGACCTGCGGCTGCCGCCGCGCGGCGCGGACGAAGGGACCCCGCGGCCTTCGGTGGCGATCGTGGTGCCGGCCCGCGACGAGGCCGAGGTGCTGCCGGAGAGCCTCCCCTCGCTGCTGGCCCAGCGCTACGCGGGCGACGCCCGGGTGATCCTGGTCGACGACGGCAGCACCGACGGGACCGGCGACCTGGCCAGGGAGCTCGGCGGGCGGCCGGACGCGCTGCTGCCGCTGACGGTGACCTCGCCGGGCGAGCCGCCCGCGGGGTGGACCGGCAAGCTGTGGGCGCTGCGCCACGGCGTGGAGATCGCCGGGGACGTGGAGTACCTGCTGCTCACCGACGCGGACATCGCGCACACCCCGGACTCGCTCGACGCGCTGGTGGCCTCCGCAGAGGGCGGCTCCGACGGGGGCTACGACCTGGTCTCGCAGATGGCCAGGCTCAGCGTGCGGACCCGCTGGGAACAGCTGATCGTCCCGGCCTTCGTCTACTTCTTCGCCCAGCTCTACCCCTTCCGCTGGAGCAACAAGCCGGGTTCGCGGACCGCCGCCGCGGCCGGCGGCTGCACGCTGGTGCGCCGCGAGGCGCTGGCCCGGGTGGGCGGCGTGGCCGCGATCAGGGGCGCGGTGATCGACGACGTGAACCTGGCCCGGCTGGTGAAGCGCGGCGGCGGACGCACCTGGCTGGGCCTCGCCGACCGCGTGGACAGCGTCCGCCCCTATCCGGAGCTGGCGCAGCTGTGGCGGATGGTCTCCCGCAGCGCCTACGCGCAGCTGCGGCACAACGTGCTGTTGCTGATCGGCACGGTGCTCGGGCTGACGCTGGTGTACCTGGTGCCGCCGGTCCTGCTGCTGACCGGCCTGGTCCTGGCCACGCCCGGCGTCGCCGCGCCCGCGTTCGCCGCCTGGCTGCTGATGGCCGCGACCTTCCGGCCGATGCTGGCCTACTACGGCCGTCCGGCCTGGGAGGCGCTGCTGCTGCCGTTCACCGCCGCGCTCTACCTGCTGATGACGGTGGACTCCGCCGTCCAGCACTGGCGCGGCCGCGGCGCGGCCTGGAAGGGCCGCACCTACCCCGCGCCGGACCGGCAGCAGTCCCGGAACGGGCGGAGGCCGGATCTGTCACGGAATCCGTGA
- a CDS encoding nitroreductase family deazaflavin-dependent oxidoreductase, with amino-acid sequence MMIAIDRLTRRAMIWLTYRGISVLDSRVLAVRGRKSGEWRTTPVNLLTVDGERYLVAPRGHTQWVRNMRAVGGGELRLGRKAESFTAVELADTDKPLILRAYLRRWAWEVGYFFGDLTADSPAEELDRVAPGFPVFRITPA; translated from the coding sequence ATGATGATCGCGATCGACCGCCTCACCCGCCGCGCCATGATCTGGCTGACCTACCGCGGCATCAGCGTGCTCGACTCCCGCGTCCTGGCCGTCCGCGGCCGCAAGAGCGGCGAGTGGCGCACCACCCCGGTCAACCTGCTCACCGTCGACGGCGAGCGCTACCTGGTCGCACCGCGCGGCCACACCCAGTGGGTCCGCAACATGCGCGCCGTCGGCGGCGGCGAACTCCGGCTCGGCCGGAAGGCGGAGAGCTTCACCGCCGTCGAGCTCGCCGACACCGACAAGCCGCTGATCCTGCGCGCCTACCTGCGCCGCTGGGCCTGGGAGGTCGGCTACTTCTTCGGCGACCTCACCGCCGACTCCCCCGCCGAGGAACTGGACCGCGTGGCCCCCGGCTTCCCCGTCTTCCGCATCACCCCGGCGTGA
- a CDS encoding glutamate racemase, producing MKIALMDSGIGLLPAAAALRALRPDADLVVSQDPDGMPWGPRTPEDITAHALAVARAAAEQKPDALVVACNTASVHALEAIRAELEPDIPVIGTVPAIKPAAASGGSVAIWATPATTGSAYQRGLIRDFAGGAEVTEIPCPGLADAVEYARPDEIATSVAAAAALTPEGTRALVLGCTHYELVAAEIRAALADACPDLVFFGSARAVAEQALRRARPLRERGEGSLTVLRSGREEALPAAALAYPEGRGLLGLSG from the coding sequence GTGAAGATCGCACTGATGGATTCCGGGATCGGCCTGCTCCCCGCGGCCGCCGCGCTGCGGGCGCTGCGCCCCGACGCCGACCTCGTGGTCTCGCAGGACCCCGACGGCATGCCGTGGGGCCCGCGGACGCCCGAGGACATCACGGCGCACGCGCTCGCGGTCGCCAGGGCGGCGGCGGAGCAGAAGCCGGACGCGCTGGTCGTCGCCTGCAACACCGCCTCCGTGCACGCGCTGGAGGCGATCCGCGCGGAGCTGGAGCCGGACATCCCGGTGATCGGCACGGTGCCGGCGATCAAGCCCGCCGCGGCGTCCGGCGGCAGCGTCGCGATCTGGGCCACCCCGGCGACCACCGGCAGCGCCTACCAGCGCGGCCTGATCCGCGACTTCGCTGGCGGCGCGGAGGTCACCGAGATCCCCTGCCCCGGACTGGCCGACGCCGTCGAGTACGCCAGGCCGGACGAGATCGCCACCAGCGTCGCCGCGGCCGCCGCGCTCACCCCGGAGGGGACCCGCGCGCTGGTCCTCGGCTGCACCCACTACGAACTGGTCGCCGCCGAGATCCGCGCCGCGCTGGCGGACGCCTGCCCGGACCTGGTCTTCTTCGGCTCCGCCCGGGCCGTCGCCGAGCAGGCGCTGCGCCGGGCCCGGCCGCTGCGCGAGCGGGGCGAGGGCAGCCTCACGGTGCTGCGCAGCGGGCGCGAGGAGGCGCTGCCCGCGGCGGCGCTGGCCTACCCCGAGGGCCGGGGGCTGCTCGGCCTCAGCGGCTGA
- a CDS encoding polysaccharide deacetylase family protein has translation MRQPTLATTVPLLRARTSRRLAVLTFRDIPDRTVFAAQLERLQRTANPVSVAQVERAMTGGAPLPPHSVLITFEHGHRDVVAKALPLLAERAVPALVFVVAGLVDTDQPYWWDEAEYLVGEGGWARCLSGRAGGSVAAALAAMPDPDRRRTLAELRVTARHRAPSAPQPTSADLASLLDAGMAIGSHGLDHARLDRCDDYALREEISGAHDRLTKLTGGPVSSFAYPDDVHDLRAVALLRELGYRSAFLNDGLLVDPRGGLPDLLCVSRLRVDARTTRTRLDAALAAWSPSGARAGRRLPALSR, from the coding sequence GTGCGACAGCCGACCCTCGCCACCACGGTGCCGCTGCTGCGTGCCCGCACCTCCCGCAGGCTCGCGGTGCTGACCTTCCGCGACATCCCCGACCGAACGGTCTTCGCCGCGCAGCTCGAACGGCTGCAGCGCACGGCCAACCCGGTCTCGGTGGCCCAGGTCGAGCGGGCGATGACGGGCGGCGCGCCGCTCCCCCCGCACAGCGTGCTGATCACCTTCGAGCACGGACACCGCGACGTCGTCGCCAAGGCCCTGCCGCTGCTGGCCGAGCGCGCGGTGCCGGCGCTGGTCTTCGTCGTCGCGGGCCTGGTCGACACGGACCAGCCCTACTGGTGGGACGAGGCCGAGTACCTGGTCGGCGAGGGCGGCTGGGCACGCTGCCTGTCCGGCCGCGCCGGCGGTTCGGTCGCGGCGGCGCTGGCCGCCATGCCGGATCCCGACCGCCGCCGCACCCTGGCCGAGCTCAGAGTCACCGCACGCCACCGCGCGCCGTCCGCCCCGCAGCCGACCAGCGCCGATCTGGCGTCCCTGCTGGACGCGGGCATGGCCATCGGCAGCCACGGTCTCGACCACGCCCGCCTGGACCGCTGCGACGACTACGCGCTGCGCGAGGAGATCTCCGGCGCGCACGACCGCCTCACCAAGCTGACGGGCGGCCCCGTCAGCTCCTTCGCCTACCCGGACGACGTGCACGACCTGCGCGCGGTCGCCCTGCTGCGCGAGCTGGGCTACCGCAGCGCCTTCCTCAACGACGGCCTGCTGGTCGATCCGCGCGGCGGTCTGCCGGACCTGCTCTGCGTCAGCCGCCTCCGGGTCGACGCCCGCACCACCCGCACCCGCCTGGACGCGGCCCTGGCCGCCTGGTCCCCCTCCGGCGCCCGCGCCGGACGCCGCCTGCCCGCGCTCAGCCGCTGA
- a CDS encoding spermidine synthase translates to MSEQWTDRPDDESNSTPIVRKVDLGTARLLPDLDRPRGWLLTMDGTPQSYVDLDDPLHLEFEYTQRLAHVVDLCAEPGVPVDALHLGGGALTLPRYLAATRPGSRQRVAELDAALIDLVRERLPWDAGLALEVEAADAREALGRAPAAGADLVVADVFGGHTIPAALTSFEFVHAVRRALRPGGLYAANLADGAPLDFVRGQLATVGAVFPERALVAEASVLRGRRYGNLVLVASAAPLPLEALTRRTAGDPFPARVVAGERLTAFASGADPVTDATAVPSPPPPDGAFAV, encoded by the coding sequence ATGAGCGAGCAGTGGACCGATCGTCCGGACGACGAGTCGAACAGTACCCCCATCGTCAGGAAGGTCGACCTGGGCACCGCCCGTCTGCTCCCCGACCTGGACCGGCCGCGCGGCTGGCTGCTCACCATGGACGGCACACCGCAGTCCTACGTCGACCTGGACGACCCGCTCCACCTGGAGTTCGAGTACACGCAGCGGCTGGCCCATGTGGTGGACCTGTGCGCGGAACCCGGCGTTCCGGTGGACGCGCTGCACCTCGGCGGCGGCGCGCTCACCCTGCCCCGCTATCTCGCCGCGACCCGTCCCGGCTCGCGGCAGCGGGTCGCCGAGCTGGACGCGGCACTGATCGACCTGGTGCGGGAGCGGCTGCCCTGGGACGCCGGCCTCGCGCTGGAGGTGGAGGCGGCCGACGCGCGCGAGGCACTGGGGCGCGCGCCCGCGGCCGGGGCCGATCTCGTCGTCGCCGACGTCTTCGGCGGACACACCATCCCCGCGGCGCTGACCTCGTTCGAGTTCGTCCACGCGGTCCGCCGGGCGCTGCGTCCCGGCGGGCTCTACGCCGCGAACCTGGCCGACGGCGCGCCGCTCGACTTCGTCCGCGGACAGCTGGCCACCGTCGGCGCGGTCTTCCCCGAGCGGGCCCTGGTGGCCGAGGCGTCGGTGCTGCGCGGGCGGCGCTACGGGAATCTGGTGCTGGTCGCCTCGGCGGCTCCGCTGCCGCTCGAGGCGCTCACCCGGCGGACCGCCGGGGACCCGTTCCCCGCCCGGGTGGTGGCGGGGGAACGGCTGACGGCCTTCGCCTCGGGCGCGGACCCGGTCACCGACGCGACGGCCGTCCCCTCCCCGCCGCCGCCGGACGGCGCGTTCGCGGTCTGA
- a CDS encoding O-methyltransferase encodes MSTQETWTAVDDYLTATLGLRDPALENALKASEAAGLPKIEVSQPAGRLLNLLAQIQGARRILEIGTLGGYSTICLARGLAEGGRVVTLEYDPRHAEVAAANIAAAGLADLVEIRIGKALDTLPQLELEGREPFDLVFVDADKENNPQYVRWALRLARPGALIVVDNVVRDGAVLDPNGNEAIQGTRGALELIASEPRLSGTAIQTVSTKGYDGFALARVLS; translated from the coding sequence ATGAGCACCCAAGAGACCTGGACAGCTGTCGACGACTACCTGACCGCCACACTGGGCCTGCGGGACCCGGCACTCGAGAACGCGCTCAAGGCCAGCGAGGCCGCCGGACTCCCGAAGATCGAGGTGTCCCAGCCCGCCGGCCGGCTGCTGAACCTGCTCGCCCAGATCCAGGGCGCGCGCCGGATCCTGGAGATCGGCACCCTGGGCGGCTACTCGACGATCTGCCTCGCCCGCGGCCTCGCCGAGGGCGGACGGGTGGTCACCCTGGAGTACGACCCCCGCCACGCCGAGGTGGCCGCCGCCAACATCGCCGCCGCGGGCCTCGCCGACCTGGTCGAGATCCGCATCGGCAAGGCCCTGGACACGCTGCCGCAACTGGAGTTGGAGGGCCGCGAGCCCTTCGACCTGGTGTTCGTCGACGCTGACAAGGAGAACAACCCGCAGTACGTCCGCTGGGCGCTGCGGCTGGCCCGGCCCGGTGCGCTGATCGTCGTGGACAACGTGGTCCGCGACGGCGCCGTGCTCGACCCGAACGGCAACGAGGCCATCCAGGGCACCCGCGGGGCGCTGGAACTGATCGCCAGTGAGCCGCGTCTGTCGGGCACCGCGATCCAGACCGTCAGCACCAAGGGCTACGACGGCTTCGCCCTCGCGCGCGTGCTCTCCTGA
- a CDS encoding TetR/AcrR family transcriptional regulator: protein MPPVIRTARERAREELTLEIKKEARRQLAEEGAQRLSLRAVARELGMASSALYRYFPSRDDLLTALIVDAYNAVGERAEQAVAACPADATRDRWRALCSSVRTWAKEHPHEYALLYGTPVPGYAAPAETVGPAARVALALISVLRSGAGEARPTAPVRPLRGVLAEQIAAVVSAWAPEVGAGLLTRGLAAWAQLFGMISFELFGHLVGTLEPADEFFAHTVEEMADALGMA, encoded by the coding sequence ATGCCACCTGTGATCCGAACCGCCCGGGAGCGAGCCCGTGAGGAGCTGACTCTCGAGATCAAGAAGGAGGCCCGCCGCCAGCTCGCCGAGGAGGGCGCCCAGCGCCTCTCCCTGCGCGCCGTCGCCCGCGAGCTCGGCATGGCCTCCTCCGCGCTGTACCGCTACTTCCCGAGCCGTGACGACCTGCTCACGGCGTTGATCGTCGACGCCTACAACGCGGTCGGCGAGCGCGCCGAACAGGCTGTCGCCGCCTGCCCGGCCGACGCCACCCGCGACCGCTGGCGCGCCCTGTGCTCCAGCGTCCGGACCTGGGCCAAGGAGCACCCGCACGAGTACGCCCTGCTCTATGGCACCCCGGTCCCCGGCTACGCCGCCCCCGCGGAGACGGTCGGGCCGGCGGCCAGGGTGGCGCTCGCGCTGATCTCCGTGCTCCGCTCCGGCGCCGGCGAGGCGCGACCCACCGCCCCGGTCCGCCCGCTGCGCGGCGTGCTGGCCGAGCAGATCGCCGCCGTGGTCTCGGCCTGGGCGCCCGAGGTCGGCGCCGGTCTGCTGACCCGCGGCCTGGCGGCCTGGGCCCAGCTCTTCGGAATGATCAGCTTCGAGCTGTTCGGTCACCTGGTCGGCACCCTCGAACCGGCGGACGAGTTCTTCGCGCACACCGTGGAGGAGATGGCCGACGCGCTCGGGATGGCGTAG
- a CDS encoding GNAT family N-acetyltransferase: MTPDSPWLRLEQVTAANVDAACGLTVRPEQSAFVAPVARSLAEAYAHGSHAWPRLVFDRDLLVGFVMGSFDPRSPVEAFRCGVWRLNIAAEYQGRGYGRFAVAAICAEARSRGERRVSVLWLPGRHGPEYFYQRLGFRPTGELFYGQVAAELRLA, translated from the coding sequence ATGACGCCCGACTCACCCTGGTTGCGGCTGGAGCAGGTCACGGCCGCGAACGTGGACGCCGCCTGCGGTCTGACGGTGCGCCCCGAACAGAGCGCCTTCGTCGCCCCGGTGGCACGCTCGCTCGCCGAGGCGTACGCCCACGGTTCCCACGCCTGGCCCCGGCTGGTCTTCGACCGCGATCTGCTGGTCGGCTTCGTGATGGGCAGCTTCGATCCCCGCAGCCCCGTGGAGGCGTTCCGCTGCGGCGTCTGGCGGCTGAACATCGCCGCCGAGTACCAGGGCCGCGGCTACGGCCGCTTCGCGGTCGCCGCGATATGCGCCGAGGCCCGCAGCCGGGGCGAGCGACGGGTCAGCGTGCTGTGGCTCCCCGGCCGGCACGGCCCGGAGTACTTCTACCAGCGCCTGGGCTTCCGCCCGACCGGCGAGCTGTTCTACGGCCAGGTGGCCGCCGAACTGCGCCTCGCCTGA